The following proteins come from a genomic window of Maniola jurtina chromosome 15, ilManJurt1.1, whole genome shotgun sequence:
- the LOC123872412 gene encoding uncharacterized protein LOC123872412 isoform X2 — MGLTSNTGLLASVQEKYILPRDKINQQTELRCDVTPAPFILRPYAGLYNPFSHACSVLCNHPADHAAREFVKKAKDAWFLEGKGHILQEDLAKFQDHCEKEKNRTPHDIVTEDMFRRYTETDSRPLTPAPTLASGKSRSSRRCLTPDQPHQRTTIVLDLRRSHSQETLYYHGYATSELTAIHSPSVNDRSTLPSLNLSGSAHKRRVNGQCEQLPPLASPLVLAKRTPKELVSVRTVKKNQLKALNLGKALKNKKNDAPATQRSKDEKEPNDADNGTMNEQNMDDGGGEMRRRGKRRRKGRTGGSDRLTSAGLAAQAQQDPETQIAGIVTDSQNPSSRGSIDQAAEDDIILPVIKPSAPVRKTDSFLDDDILKYLHREVDEDAIETEFDTKRRYVLEEAFRTRPERSYGQEMQALLREYRVPAVSLGDWLHIPRVFSRQNAQFSLPLDSNALETLTPMNYAARFVTVKKSKQLLYLTVLRKFRARGYRMPIKDIQEGLTLMMGGILSSEQVKQFQVTMEWEQYEEDENIPDEIKLTLLDTGFRKPLVLEGGDTGEPQAQTIKYRTWCGLCAICERIYGRFPPRDKDPPDGMELSDFTMIETRIAVLKVHSGLIEILNTIRSR, encoded by the exons ATCAACCAACAAACAGAGCTGCGATGCGATGTGACACCAGCGCCGTTCATACTGCGGCCCTATGCAGGTCTCTACAACCCGTTCTCGCACGCCTGCTCTGTGCTCTGCAACCATCCCGCTGACCACGCTGCCAGGGAGTTCGTCAAGAAGGCTAAGGATGCTTGG TTCCTCGAAGGCAAGGGTCATATATTACAAGAAGACCTGGCAAAGTTTCAAGATCACTGTGAAAAGGAAAAGAACAGAACACCGCATGATATCGTCACTGAAGATATGTTCAGAAG ATACACTGAGACAGACTCTCGCCCTTTGACACCAGCACCGACCCTCGCCAGCGGTAAATCCAGGAGTTCCCGACGGTGCTTGACTCCTGACCAGCCCCATCAAAGGACTACTATTGTGCTCGATTTGAGGAGAAGTCATAGCCAG GAGACCCTATATTACCATGGCTACGCCACTTCAGAGCTGACGGCGATTCACTCGCCAAGTGTCAACGACAGGTCAACATTACCCTCGTTGAACCTCTCCGGCAGCGCTCACAAACGTCGTGTGAACGGCCAGTGCGAGCAACTGCCGCCTTTGGCCTCTCCTCTAGTTCTTGCCAAGAGGACCCCTAAAGAACTTGTTAGCGTAAGGACTGTTAAAAAG AATCAATTGAAAGCCTTGAACCTGGGTAAAGCTCTTAAGAATAAAAAGAATGATGCCCCAGCAACTCAGCGATCGAAAGATGAGAAAGAACCAAACGATGCAGATAATGGTACGATGAATGAGCAAAATATGGACGATGGAG GTGGTGAAATGCGGAGACGAGGTAAACGCCGTCGGAAAGGGAGGACTGGTGGCAGCGACCGCTTGACATCAGCCGGTCTAGCGGCGCAGGCGCAGCAAGATCCTGAAACACAA ATAGCAGGAATAGTAACAGACTCACAGAACCCCAGTTCGCGAGGTTCCATAGATCAGGCAGCTGAGGATGATATTATACTGCCAGTCATCAAACCTTCAGCACCTGTCAGGAAAACTGACTCCTTCCTAGATGACGATATACTGAAGTATTTGCACAGGGAGGTTGATGAAGACGCGATTGAAACTGAATTTGATACTAAG AGACGGTACGTGCTAGAGGAAGCGTTCCGTACTCGGCCGGAACGGTCATACGGCCAGGAGATGCAGGCTTTGCTCCGCGAATACCGCGTGCCGGCAGTCAGCCTGGGCGACTGGCTCCACATACCGCGCGTGTTCTCGCGCCAAAACGCTCAGTTCAGCTTGCCTTTGGACTCTAATGCTTTGGAAA CTTTGACGCCAATGAATTATGCCGCAAGATTTGTGACAGTGAAGAAGTCCAAACAGTTGCTTTATCTAACAGTTTTGAGGAAATTCAGGGCTCGCGGTTACAGGATGCCCATAAAG GACATCCAAGAAGGCCTGACTCTTATGATGGGCGGCATCCTGTCATCAGAACAAGTGAAGCAGTTCCAAGTAACAATGGAATGGGAGCAATATGAAGAAGATGAGAACATTCCAGATGAGATCAAACTTACTCTACTCGACACTGGTTTCCGAAAACCCTTGGTTTTGGAAGGAGGGGATACAGGCGAG CCGCAAGCACAAACCATAAAGTATAGAACATGGTGCGGACTTTGCGCAATTTGTGAACGAATATATGGAAGGTTCCCGCCGAGAGACAAAGACCCGCCAGATGGG ATGGAGCTGAGCGATTTTACCATGATTGAAACAAGAATTGCTGTGCTGAAAGTTCACAGCGGGTTAATAGAAATTCTCAATACAATTAGATCAAGATAA
- the LOC123872412 gene encoding uncharacterized protein LOC123872412 isoform X3 has product MLPFLISKTKLLQIKSRKPKDQKEKSILVSGNNLVKSKRIKRQPLNLPQIIAETPCECTVTHVNKIIINYAPKSRKRGASNIVLSVTSWDSGKEKRMRLPNLKVTKKLIRKEKIVAYDSEEFFKKLENQLKALNLGKALKNKKNDAPATQRSKDEKEPNDADNGTMNEQNMDDGVVEGGEMRRRGKRRRKGRTGGSDRLTSAGLAAQAQQDPETQIAGIVTDSQNPSSRGSIDQAAEDDIILPVIKPSAPVRKTDSFLDDDILKYLHREVDEDAIETEFDTKRRYVLEEAFRTRPERSYGQEMQALLREYRVPAVSLGDWLHIPRVFSRQNAQFSLPLDSNALETLTPMNYAARFVTVKKSKQLLYLTVLRKFRARGYRMPIKDIQEGLTLMMGGILSSEQVKQFQVTMEWEQYEEDENIPDEIKLTLLDTGFRKPLVLEGGDTGEPQAQTIKYRTWCGLCAICERIYGRFPPRDKDPPDGMELSDFTMIETRIAVLKVHSGLIEILNTIRSR; this is encoded by the exons ATGTTACCGTTTTTGATATCTAAAACGAAATTGTTGCAAATAAAAAGTAGGAAACCGAAAGACCAGAAAGAGAAGAGCATTCTCGTATCAGGAAACAATTTAGTTAAAAGTAAACGTATAAAACGTCAACCGTTAAATCTCCCACAAATAATTGCTGAAACGCCTTGTGAGTGCACCGTGACGCAtgtgaacaaaataataataaactacgCACCGAAAAGCAGGAAAAGAGGGGCGTCAAACATAGTGCTATCTGTGACATCATGGGATTCGGGGAAAGAGAAAAGGATGCGGTTGCCAAATTTAAAAGTGACCAAAAAGTTGattagaaaagaaaaaataGTGGCATACGATAGTGAGGAGTTTTTTAAAAAGCTTGAG AATCAATTGAAAGCCTTGAACCTGGGTAAAGCTCTTAAGAATAAAAAGAATGATGCCCCAGCAACTCAGCGATCGAAAGATGAGAAAGAACCAAACGATGCAGATAATGGTACGATGAATGAGCAAAATATGGACGATGGAG TTGTTGAAGGTGGTGAAATGCGGAGACGAGGTAAACGCCGTCGGAAAGGGAGGACTGGTGGCAGCGACCGCTTGACATCAGCCGGTCTAGCGGCGCAGGCGCAGCAAGATCCTGAAACACAA ATAGCAGGAATAGTAACAGACTCACAGAACCCCAGTTCGCGAGGTTCCATAGATCAGGCAGCTGAGGATGATATTATACTGCCAGTCATCAAACCTTCAGCACCTGTCAGGAAAACTGACTCCTTCCTAGATGACGATATACTGAAGTATTTGCACAGGGAGGTTGATGAAGACGCGATTGAAACTGAATTTGATACTAAG AGACGGTACGTGCTAGAGGAAGCGTTCCGTACTCGGCCGGAACGGTCATACGGCCAGGAGATGCAGGCTTTGCTCCGCGAATACCGCGTGCCGGCAGTCAGCCTGGGCGACTGGCTCCACATACCGCGCGTGTTCTCGCGCCAAAACGCTCAGTTCAGCTTGCCTTTGGACTCTAATGCTTTGGAAA CTTTGACGCCAATGAATTATGCCGCAAGATTTGTGACAGTGAAGAAGTCCAAACAGTTGCTTTATCTAACAGTTTTGAGGAAATTCAGGGCTCGCGGTTACAGGATGCCCATAAAG GACATCCAAGAAGGCCTGACTCTTATGATGGGCGGCATCCTGTCATCAGAACAAGTGAAGCAGTTCCAAGTAACAATGGAATGGGAGCAATATGAAGAAGATGAGAACATTCCAGATGAGATCAAACTTACTCTACTCGACACTGGTTTCCGAAAACCCTTGGTTTTGGAAGGAGGGGATACAGGCGAG CCGCAAGCACAAACCATAAAGTATAGAACATGGTGCGGACTTTGCGCAATTTGTGAACGAATATATGGAAGGTTCCCGCCGAGAGACAAAGACCCGCCAGATGGG ATGGAGCTGAGCGATTTTACCATGATTGAAACAAGAATTGCTGTGCTGAAAGTTCACAGCGGGTTAATAGAAATTCTCAATACAATTAGATCAAGATAA
- the LOC123872412 gene encoding uncharacterized protein LOC123872412 isoform X1, giving the protein MGLTSNTGLLASVQEKYILPRDKINQQTELRCDVTPAPFILRPYAGLYNPFSHACSVLCNHPADHAAREFVKKAKDAWFLEGKGHILQEDLAKFQDHCEKEKNRTPHDIVTEDMFRRYTETDSRPLTPAPTLASGKSRSSRRCLTPDQPHQRTTIVLDLRRSHSQETLYYHGYATSELTAIHSPSVNDRSTLPSLNLSGSAHKRRVNGQCEQLPPLASPLVLAKRTPKELVSVRTVKKNQLKALNLGKALKNKKNDAPATQRSKDEKEPNDADNGTMNEQNMDDGVVEGGEMRRRGKRRRKGRTGGSDRLTSAGLAAQAQQDPETQIAGIVTDSQNPSSRGSIDQAAEDDIILPVIKPSAPVRKTDSFLDDDILKYLHREVDEDAIETEFDTKRRYVLEEAFRTRPERSYGQEMQALLREYRVPAVSLGDWLHIPRVFSRQNAQFSLPLDSNALETLTPMNYAARFVTVKKSKQLLYLTVLRKFRARGYRMPIKDIQEGLTLMMGGILSSEQVKQFQVTMEWEQYEEDENIPDEIKLTLLDTGFRKPLVLEGGDTGEPQAQTIKYRTWCGLCAICERIYGRFPPRDKDPPDGMELSDFTMIETRIAVLKVHSGLIEILNTIRSR; this is encoded by the exons ATCAACCAACAAACAGAGCTGCGATGCGATGTGACACCAGCGCCGTTCATACTGCGGCCCTATGCAGGTCTCTACAACCCGTTCTCGCACGCCTGCTCTGTGCTCTGCAACCATCCCGCTGACCACGCTGCCAGGGAGTTCGTCAAGAAGGCTAAGGATGCTTGG TTCCTCGAAGGCAAGGGTCATATATTACAAGAAGACCTGGCAAAGTTTCAAGATCACTGTGAAAAGGAAAAGAACAGAACACCGCATGATATCGTCACTGAAGATATGTTCAGAAG ATACACTGAGACAGACTCTCGCCCTTTGACACCAGCACCGACCCTCGCCAGCGGTAAATCCAGGAGTTCCCGACGGTGCTTGACTCCTGACCAGCCCCATCAAAGGACTACTATTGTGCTCGATTTGAGGAGAAGTCATAGCCAG GAGACCCTATATTACCATGGCTACGCCACTTCAGAGCTGACGGCGATTCACTCGCCAAGTGTCAACGACAGGTCAACATTACCCTCGTTGAACCTCTCCGGCAGCGCTCACAAACGTCGTGTGAACGGCCAGTGCGAGCAACTGCCGCCTTTGGCCTCTCCTCTAGTTCTTGCCAAGAGGACCCCTAAAGAACTTGTTAGCGTAAGGACTGTTAAAAAG AATCAATTGAAAGCCTTGAACCTGGGTAAAGCTCTTAAGAATAAAAAGAATGATGCCCCAGCAACTCAGCGATCGAAAGATGAGAAAGAACCAAACGATGCAGATAATGGTACGATGAATGAGCAAAATATGGACGATGGAG TTGTTGAAGGTGGTGAAATGCGGAGACGAGGTAAACGCCGTCGGAAAGGGAGGACTGGTGGCAGCGACCGCTTGACATCAGCCGGTCTAGCGGCGCAGGCGCAGCAAGATCCTGAAACACAA ATAGCAGGAATAGTAACAGACTCACAGAACCCCAGTTCGCGAGGTTCCATAGATCAGGCAGCTGAGGATGATATTATACTGCCAGTCATCAAACCTTCAGCACCTGTCAGGAAAACTGACTCCTTCCTAGATGACGATATACTGAAGTATTTGCACAGGGAGGTTGATGAAGACGCGATTGAAACTGAATTTGATACTAAG AGACGGTACGTGCTAGAGGAAGCGTTCCGTACTCGGCCGGAACGGTCATACGGCCAGGAGATGCAGGCTTTGCTCCGCGAATACCGCGTGCCGGCAGTCAGCCTGGGCGACTGGCTCCACATACCGCGCGTGTTCTCGCGCCAAAACGCTCAGTTCAGCTTGCCTTTGGACTCTAATGCTTTGGAAA CTTTGACGCCAATGAATTATGCCGCAAGATTTGTGACAGTGAAGAAGTCCAAACAGTTGCTTTATCTAACAGTTTTGAGGAAATTCAGGGCTCGCGGTTACAGGATGCCCATAAAG GACATCCAAGAAGGCCTGACTCTTATGATGGGCGGCATCCTGTCATCAGAACAAGTGAAGCAGTTCCAAGTAACAATGGAATGGGAGCAATATGAAGAAGATGAGAACATTCCAGATGAGATCAAACTTACTCTACTCGACACTGGTTTCCGAAAACCCTTGGTTTTGGAAGGAGGGGATACAGGCGAG CCGCAAGCACAAACCATAAAGTATAGAACATGGTGCGGACTTTGCGCAATTTGTGAACGAATATATGGAAGGTTCCCGCCGAGAGACAAAGACCCGCCAGATGGG ATGGAGCTGAGCGATTTTACCATGATTGAAACAAGAATTGCTGTGCTGAAAGTTCACAGCGGGTTAATAGAAATTCTCAATACAATTAGATCAAGATAA